One region of uncultured Methanolobus sp. genomic DNA includes:
- a CDS encoding FeoA family protein, giving the protein MSEDQETTLDTLKPGEKARISKVRVKGTARRKLMDMGMVAGTEIELVRNAPLGDPMDYNIKGYHLSIRKEEAKQIFITRL; this is encoded by the coding sequence TTGAGCGAAGATCAGGAAACCACACTGGACACACTGAAACCCGGAGAGAAAGCCAGGATTTCAAAAGTAAGGGTCAAAGGTACTGCAAGGCGAAAACTCATGGATATGGGAATGGTCGCAGGAACTGAAATCGAACTTGTCAGGAACGCTCCTCTTGGAGACCCTATGGATTACAACATAAAGGGCTACCACCTGTCTATCCGCAAAGAAGAAGCAAAACAGATATTTATTACTAGGCTATGA
- the feoB gene encoding ferrous iron transport protein B, producing MDGSKIKIALTGNPNVGKTTLFNALTGSRQHVGNWPGVTVEKKSGMVSYKGYDIEVIDLPGTYSLTAYSMDEIVARDFIIEEKPDIVIQVVDASNLERNLYLTTQLMELGSEILVVLNMCDIAEERGDRIYVDKMEELLATPVIRTVASQKKGICDLLDRVIEQKEVRQYHGHEIGYGTEIEDKILEIEKVLAEDEARDTRYPLRWLSIRLLEGDSNVREKISKSPVYDRVIQVIDSIDKEEFEAEIADKRYLAINTVFPQMCTRAYDRLTKSDMIDRVLTNKYLGIPIFLALMWGAFELTFAFATPFMDMIDLATTWFADYVSSSLQPAWLASLVGDGIIGGVGAVLVFVPNIFILFFLLSLLEGSGYLARAAFIMDKLMYKIGMHGKSFIPMLMGFGCNVPAIMAARSIEDEKDRLITILVVPFVSCGARLPIYVLFAGAFFGRQAGTVIFGMYVLGIIIAIISAKLLRATVVRGKPAPFIMELPPYRVPTLKTSFIHMWDNGFMYIKKAGTIILVGVVVIWALASFPWGVQYGSEDSYVGSLGHAVEPILKPLGFDWKISVALIFGLVAKEIVVASMGVLYGSGDNSDMLSDRLLADSGLNALNSLSLMAFSLLYMPCVATVGVIRKETGSWKWTIFAIFYGIIVAWITAFVIYQGGVLLGY from the coding sequence ATGGATGGCAGTAAGATAAAGATAGCACTAACAGGAAACCCTAATGTCGGAAAAACCACTCTTTTTAATGCGCTGACGGGTTCCAGGCAACATGTGGGCAACTGGCCTGGCGTTACTGTCGAAAAAAAGAGCGGCATGGTCTCTTACAAAGGTTATGATATTGAGGTCATAGATCTGCCAGGTACGTACAGTCTTACTGCCTATTCCATGGATGAGATAGTTGCCCGTGATTTTATTATTGAGGAAAAACCGGATATTGTCATTCAGGTTGTGGATGCATCCAACCTTGAAAGAAATCTCTATCTGACCACCCAGCTCATGGAGCTTGGCTCTGAGATACTCGTTGTACTCAACATGTGTGACATTGCAGAAGAAAGAGGCGACCGCATTTATGTAGATAAGATGGAAGAGCTTCTTGCAACTCCTGTGATAAGGACCGTTGCCAGCCAGAAAAAAGGTATATGCGATTTGCTGGATAGGGTTATCGAGCAAAAAGAGGTCAGACAATATCATGGTCATGAGATAGGTTATGGCACTGAGATCGAAGACAAGATTCTTGAGATTGAAAAAGTGCTTGCTGAGGACGAAGCACGGGACACCAGATATCCACTCAGGTGGTTAAGTATACGCCTTCTGGAAGGCGACAGTAATGTCCGGGAGAAAATCTCAAAAAGCCCGGTCTATGATCGGGTTATACAGGTAATAGATTCTATTGATAAGGAAGAGTTTGAGGCTGAAATAGCTGACAAGCGCTATCTTGCAATTAATACGGTTTTCCCTCAGATGTGTACAAGGGCTTATGACAGACTTACAAAATCCGATATGATCGACAGAGTTCTTACCAATAAGTACCTTGGAATTCCAATATTTCTTGCGCTTATGTGGGGTGCGTTCGAGCTGACATTTGCCTTTGCAACTCCTTTCATGGACATGATCGACCTTGCAACAACGTGGTTTGCGGATTATGTTTCATCAAGTCTTCAACCTGCATGGCTGGCATCCCTTGTAGGTGACGGTATAATTGGTGGTGTGGGTGCTGTACTTGTGTTTGTGCCCAATATCTTCATATTGTTCTTCCTGCTGTCGCTACTGGAAGGAAGCGGCTATCTTGCCAGAGCAGCGTTTATCATGGACAAGCTCATGTATAAGATAGGCATGCACGGCAAGTCATTCATCCCTATGCTCATGGGATTTGGGTGCAACGTGCCTGCCATAATGGCCGCAAGAAGCATTGAGGATGAAAAGGACAGGCTTATCACTATATTAGTAGTGCCATTCGTTTCATGCGGGGCCAGGTTACCTATATATGTATTGTTTGCAGGAGCTTTCTTTGGCAGGCAGGCGGGAACTGTAATATTTGGAATGTATGTGCTGGGAATAATCATTGCGATAATATCTGCAAAGTTACTCCGGGCAACAGTTGTCAGGGGGAAACCTGCACCATTTATCATGGAGCTTCCACCTTATAGGGTCCCAACCCTTAAAACCAGTTTTATTCATATGTGGGACAACGGTTTCATGTATATCAAGAAAGCCGGCACTATAATATTAGTAGGTGTCGTGGTCATCTGGGCACTGGCATCATTTCCATGGGGTGTGCAGTATGGAAGCGAGGACAGTTATGTAGGCTCCCTTGGTCATGCGGTGGAACCTATTCTTAAACCACTGGGCTTTGACTGGAAGATATCGGTTGCCCTGATATTCGGACTGGTTGCCAAGGAGATCGTTGTTGCATCCATGGGTGTACTTTACGGTTCAGGTGATAATTCGGATATGCTGAGTGACAGGTTGCTGGCCGATTCAGGCTTGAATGCATTGAATTCTCTCAGTCTTATGGCTTTCAGTCTGCTGTATATGCCATGTGTGGCAACAGTAGGGGTTATCAGGAAAGAAACAGGCTCATGGAAGTGGACAATATTTGCGATATTTTATGGAATCATTGTGGCGTGGATCACAGCATTTGTAATATACCAGGGAGGTGTCCTGCTTGGATATTAG
- a CDS encoding pyridoxal phosphate-dependent aminotransferase: protein MLSEKVANIPPFYVMEVLERAQQLEEEGRSIIHLEIGEPDFPTALHICDAAKAAMCAGNTKYTHSQGLIELRQSIAKSYKDRFDVDIGPGQIIVTSGTSPAMLLLFLALIDQGDEIIMSNPHYACYPNFVTTAGGVPDFIYTNEDNGFMLQPDELAAHINPKTKAILINSPSNPTGQVLPAETLKGIAQVAGDVPIISDEIYQGLVYEGEDHTILEYTDNAFVLNGFSKLYAMTGWRLGYLIAPKQYARTLQKVQQNLFISTNAFVQHAGVAALEGPQEQTQEMVNTYNERRLYLIKRLRDIGFGIRTEPKGAYYVLADARKFGYDSLVLSRQILEDIGVAVTPGIDFGLGAEGHLRFSYANSLENIKEGMDRLEKYLKKE, encoded by the coding sequence ATGTTATCTGAAAAAGTTGCAAATATTCCTCCGTTTTATGTTATGGAGGTACTGGAACGGGCACAACAGCTTGAAGAAGAGGGTAGGAGCATAATCCACCTTGAGATAGGTGAACCTGATTTTCCGACAGCTTTGCACATATGTGATGCTGCTAAGGCTGCAATGTGTGCAGGTAATACAAAATATACTCACAGTCAGGGACTTATAGAACTGCGGCAGTCTATTGCAAAGAGCTATAAGGACAGGTTCGATGTGGATATCGGTCCTGGCCAGATAATCGTCACTTCAGGTACAAGTCCTGCAATGCTTTTACTTTTCCTTGCGCTCATCGACCAGGGCGATGAGATCATCATGTCAAATCCTCATTATGCATGTTACCCGAATTTTGTGACAACAGCAGGCGGGGTGCCGGATTTCATTTACACCAATGAGGACAACGGTTTCATGTTACAGCCGGATGAACTTGCCGCACATATCAATCCTAAAACAAAAGCAATCCTTATCAATTCTCCATCCAATCCAACCGGTCAGGTGTTGCCCGCAGAGACTCTGAAGGGAATTGCACAGGTTGCAGGAGACGTTCCTATCATATCTGATGAGATATATCAGGGACTTGTTTACGAAGGCGAGGATCATACTATATTAGAGTACACTGACAATGCCTTTGTTCTCAATGGTTTTTCCAAGCTCTATGCAATGACCGGCTGGAGACTTGGCTACCTGATCGCACCGAAACAGTATGCCAGGACTTTACAAAAGGTCCAGCAGAATCTTTTCATTTCCACAAATGCCTTTGTCCAGCACGCAGGTGTTGCTGCTCTTGAAGGACCCCAGGAGCAGACACAGGAAATGGTGAATACATATAATGAGAGGCGTCTCTATCTTATCAAAAGGCTAAGAGACATTGGTTTTGGCATAAGGACTGAACCGAAAGGCGCTTACTACGTACTTGCAGATGCCCGTAAATTTGGTTATGATTCACTTGTATTGAGCAGGCAGATACTGGAGGACATCGGGGTTGCAGTCACTCCCGGGATTGATTTTGGTCTGGGTGCGGAAGGCCATTTGCGTTTTTCTTACGCAAACAGTCTTGAGAATATAAAAGAAGGTATGGACAGGCTGGAGAAGTATCTGAAGAAAGAGTGA
- a CDS encoding metal-dependent transcriptional regulator codes for MTTERTEDYLKVIEKIIERKGYAQVKDVSRELDISSPSVTGMFKKLTKMGYINYEKYGGVTLTPDGEKIAKCTMEKHGVIKDFLLILGLDMEIADQDACKIEHVLAPETFKTLTKFVEFMNMKDEWPNWLDHFNYYCETGEYIDCDPSSKDKCPIHGESHSKQ; via the coding sequence ATGACAACTGAGAGAACTGAAGATTATCTGAAGGTCATCGAAAAGATAATCGAAAGAAAAGGCTATGCACAGGTCAAGGATGTTTCAAGGGAGCTTGATATAAGTTCTCCAAGTGTCACCGGAATGTTCAAGAAACTTACCAAGATGGGTTACATCAATTATGAAAAATACGGCGGTGTCACGCTTACTCCTGACGGGGAAAAGATAGCAAAGTGTACCATGGAAAAACATGGTGTTATTAAGGATTTCTTGCTAATTCTTGGTCTTGATATGGAAATTGCAGATCAGGATGCCTGTAAGATAGAACATGTACTTGCACCGGAAACATTTAAAACGCTCACTAAGTTCGTTGAATTTATGAATATGAAGGATGAATGGCCAAACTGGCTGGATCATTTTAATTATTATTGTGAAACAGGCGAGTATATTGATTGCGATCCATCTTCAAAGGATAAATGTCCGATTCATGGTGAGAGTCATAGTAAACAGTAG
- a CDS encoding methylamine methyltransferase corrinoid protein reductive activase → MKLGVAIDIGTSGIRAQKIDLDTGDIQKTVITLRNPLPGANVMDHLDFAITYGLDLAQGLHVNAVKHVIETLGVKPDELERMSICGNPIQLSIFQGIPIDDLAYAGERKKERLNIQESDRSARIIDCSEIKGLEVYPNAKLVVPPAIRHEVGADALALIIKSGFLDTKETAIATDYGTNAEMALIHEGTIYTGSAAAGPALEGQQIKYGNLASPFVISNVEFEGKNMRNYVLDEEMNTVKAQLINPNSGDIIEEDSIKAKGITGTGVIAIIEAGMKDGIITLPKINTPDHILYLQDKIKFFESDVEAAGLAIGAIRAGHLALCNAAGVEVSDVKKAYMSGAAGTYMDAVKAHQVGMVPFDVDEVIQIGNTSLIVAREILLSEDRLWELQDIAAKIVSNHVMFATDPAFKDAYIQEISYWTEGMPFKMLKKFLKKKGLPKIDLPEKETKVNKVVEKDIPVLGPEGLQVIEQVGTYLTMKVDCPECPKCIKVCPNDAITIDDEGVVMISSDLCDGANCKRCINACPKETFRWENLVVMEEAV, encoded by the coding sequence ATGAAACTTGGAGTTGCAATAGACATAGGTACCAGTGGTATCAGAGCGCAGAAAATTGACCTTGACACTGGTGATATCCAGAAGACAGTTATCACTCTCCGTAACCCGCTCCCGGGAGCAAATGTTATGGACCACCTGGACTTTGCCATTACTTACGGTCTTGATCTTGCCCAGGGTCTGCACGTCAATGCTGTAAAGCACGTTATAGAGACATTGGGAGTTAAGCCGGATGAGCTGGAAAGAATGTCCATTTGTGGAAACCCTATACAGCTTTCAATTTTCCAGGGAATCCCAATTGACGACCTTGCTTATGCAGGAGAAAGGAAGAAGGAAAGACTGAATATCCAGGAATCTGACAGAAGTGCCAGGATCATTGACTGTTCAGAGATTAAGGGTCTTGAAGTTTATCCGAATGCAAAACTTGTAGTTCCACCTGCAATCAGGCACGAAGTCGGTGCTGATGCACTTGCACTTATTATCAAATCAGGCTTCCTTGACACAAAGGAAACTGCAATTGCAACTGATTATGGAACAAATGCAGAGATGGCTCTTATCCATGAAGGAACGATTTACACAGGTTCCGCCGCGGCAGGTCCTGCTCTTGAAGGTCAGCAGATCAAATACGGTAACCTTGCATCACCATTTGTAATTTCAAATGTTGAGTTCGAGGGCAAAAACATGCGTAACTATGTACTTGACGAAGAGATGAACACCGTCAAGGCGCAGTTGATCAACCCTAACAGCGGAGACATAATAGAAGAGGATTCAATTAAGGCAAAAGGAATTACCGGAACAGGTGTTATTGCAATAATTGAAGCGGGAATGAAGGATGGAATTATAACACTTCCAAAGATCAATACACCGGATCACATTCTTTACCTGCAGGATAAAATCAAGTTCTTTGAGAGTGATGTTGAGGCAGCCGGTCTTGCAATTGGTGCTATCCGTGCAGGACACCTTGCACTCTGTAATGCAGCAGGAGTAGAGGTTTCCGATGTCAAGAAAGCATACATGTCCGGTGCCGCAGGTACTTACATGGATGCTGTCAAGGCACACCAGGTAGGTATGGTCCCATTCGATGTTGATGAAGTAATCCAGATCGGTAACACTTCACTTATTGTTGCAAGGGAAATCCTTCTTTCAGAGGACAGGCTCTGGGAACTTCAGGATATTGCAGCAAAGATTGTCAGCAACCACGTAATGTTTGCAACAGATCCGGCATTCAAGGATGCATATATCCAGGAAATCTCATACTGGACGGAAGGAATGCCTTTCAAGATGCTTAAAAAATTCCTCAAGAAGAAGGGACTTCCAAAGATCGACCTCCCTGAGAAGGAAACAAAGGTCAACAAGGTTGTTGAAAAGGATATTCCTGTACTTGGTCCTGAAGGACTTCAGGTTATTGAGCAGGTCGGCACATACCTGACAATGAAGGTTGACTGTCCGGAGTGTCCAAAGTGTATCAAGGTTTGTCCCAACGATGCCATAACTATTGATGATGAAGGTGTCGTCATGATCAGTTCTGATCTTTGTGACGGTGCAAACTGTAAGAGGTGCATTAATGCCTGTCCAAAGGAAACATTCAGGTGGGAAAACCTTGTAGTCATGGAAGAGGCAGTATAA